A single genomic interval of Lathyrus oleraceus cultivar Zhongwan6 chromosome 7, CAAS_Psat_ZW6_1.0, whole genome shotgun sequence harbors:
- the LOC127102448 gene encoding uncharacterized protein LOC127102448 — MKEPLSEERKVKYDRIITLAEEFYTILKQKLLPKLTNPGRFTIPYSTGSLTVGHALCDLEANVNLMLLSMMRKLNCGEPKLSQMTLALSNRSITYPYGVLEYVLVRVNDLLFPADFVILDMPEDFETPLLLGRSFLEKIELLLM; from the coding sequence ATGAAGGAGCCCTTATCAGAAGAGCGCAAAGTGAAGTATGATAGGATTATCACTTTGGCAGAAGAGTTCTACACAATCCTTAAACAAAAGCTTCTACCCAAACTAACTAATCCAGGTAGGTTTACTATTCCATATTCTACCGGTTCACTAACTGTTGGTCATGCTTTGTGTGATTTAGAAGCTAACGTTAATCTTATGTTGCTGTCGATGATGAGAAAGTTAAACTGTGGCGAACCAAAGTTGTCACAGATGACTCTAGCATTATCTAATCGTTCTATCACCTATCCATATGGAGTTCTGGAATATGTACTTGTTAGAGTCAATGATTTGTTGTTTCCGGCAGATTTTGTGATTTTAGACATGCCAGAAGATTTTGAAACACCATTACTTCTCGGAAGATCATTCTTAGAAAAAATAGAGCTCTTATTGATGTAG